From a region of the Rhodococcus sp. 4CII genome:
- a CDS encoding DUF2339 domain-containing protein translates to MSTPGIPSVDPRLVAQLSGDFSALGQQMRHVGENLAVLQAQLASVPRPQQQPQPQPAPQPQPAPQSMYRPPVAQTVPVPPPPQPLPYRPAPPAPPRVVREPWWQRDGMISRVLAVAGVAVTLIGVVMLLVLAAQAGFFGPELRVAAGGLFSAGLVYTGIRVFGRPGGRVGGIALAATGIAGAYLDVVAVAVVYHWLLPVLAMVAALGIAGAGVALAVRWDAQPLALLVVTGAAVLAPVLTDGVTLTLVGFLFVIQVASFPAQVGRDWPYLSIARTGPVVIALLIATGSSGLSERPESYWVLASAALVAVFGLVTSIILLRSNSRDVTATAMIVATAVPTLVLGHLFDRLVSTSIALALAAVMFGAFAAVRSLPRHARIALAGVGTLALLEACLIGSSDDLAPLVLLGVAALFLTVGGQADSRIAYAVGAVFTVVGGIAFLVTAPPFVLVDEDSALDALGVTTVLSALVLAGTVFLFAWYAHSLTLLNDDNAQPCWVLAGLVILYAVTTATVSAGTTLTGTSAGFIAGHCAATIVWMAAATAALVFGLARRDYAHTALGVGLGLTGAALAKLFLFDLATLDGLFRVLAFLVVGLLLLLAGTRYAREFAERDSGRETPNGSVSAGSAER, encoded by the coding sequence ATGTCCACACCTGGTATTCCTTCAGTCGACCCCCGGCTCGTCGCGCAGCTCTCCGGCGACTTCTCGGCACTCGGTCAGCAGATGCGTCACGTGGGTGAGAACCTCGCCGTCCTGCAGGCGCAACTCGCGAGCGTCCCGCGGCCCCAACAGCAACCGCAACCTCAGCCGGCTCCCCAGCCTCAGCCGGCTCCCCAGTCGATGTACCGGCCCCCGGTGGCGCAGACTGTCCCGGTACCGCCACCCCCGCAGCCCCTCCCGTACCGCCCCGCCCCGCCGGCGCCGCCGCGGGTGGTGCGCGAACCCTGGTGGCAGCGCGACGGGATGATCAGTCGCGTGCTGGCCGTCGCGGGTGTCGCCGTCACCCTCATCGGGGTGGTGATGTTGCTCGTGCTGGCGGCGCAGGCCGGATTCTTCGGCCCCGAACTGCGCGTCGCGGCAGGCGGGCTGTTCTCGGCCGGTCTGGTCTACACCGGCATTCGCGTCTTCGGACGCCCGGGCGGCCGGGTGGGCGGGATCGCGCTCGCGGCAACGGGTATCGCAGGCGCCTATCTCGACGTCGTGGCCGTGGCCGTCGTCTATCACTGGTTGCTGCCGGTGCTCGCGATGGTCGCGGCGCTCGGGATCGCGGGCGCCGGTGTCGCACTGGCCGTCCGGTGGGATGCGCAACCCCTCGCGCTGCTCGTGGTGACCGGTGCCGCCGTGCTCGCGCCCGTTCTCACCGACGGGGTGACGCTGACGCTCGTCGGGTTCCTGTTCGTCATCCAGGTCGCCAGCTTCCCCGCGCAGGTCGGCCGCGACTGGCCGTACCTGTCGATCGCGCGGACGGGTCCGGTGGTGATCGCGCTGCTGATCGCGACCGGGAGTTCCGGACTGTCCGAGCGGCCGGAGAGTTACTGGGTGCTCGCCTCCGCCGCCCTGGTTGCCGTCTTCGGTCTGGTGACGTCGATCATTCTGTTGCGCAGCAACTCTCGTGACGTCACCGCGACCGCGATGATCGTCGCCACGGCGGTCCCGACGCTGGTGCTGGGTCACTTGTTCGACCGCCTCGTGTCCACGTCGATCGCGCTGGCACTGGCCGCCGTGATGTTCGGGGCGTTCGCCGCCGTGCGGTCGTTGCCGCGTCACGCGCGGATCGCTCTCGCAGGTGTGGGAACCCTGGCGCTGCTCGAGGCCTGCCTGATCGGGTCGAGCGACGACCTAGCGCCCCTCGTCCTGCTCGGGGTGGCGGCGCTGTTCCTGACCGTCGGCGGGCAGGCGGACTCCCGGATCGCGTACGCCGTCGGCGCGGTCTTCACCGTCGTGGGCGGGATCGCGTTCCTGGTCACCGCTCCGCCGTTCGTCCTCGTCGACGAGGACAGTGCGCTGGATGCGCTCGGGGTGACGACGGTGCTGTCTGCCCTGGTGCTGGCGGGAACGGTCTTTCTGTTCGCCTGGTACGCGCACTCGCTGACACTGTTGAACGACGACAATGCCCAGCCGTGCTGGGTGCTAGCGGGGCTGGTGATCCTGTATGCGGTCACCACGGCAACGGTGTCGGCGGGCACGACGCTCACCGGCACGTCCGCCGGATTCATCGCGGGGCACTGCGCCGCGACCATCGTGTGGATGGCGGCGGCGACGGCGGCCCTGGTGTTCGGACTGGCTCGACGCGACTATGCGCACACCGCGCTCGGCGTCGGGCTGGGACTGACCGGAGCGGCGCTGGCCAAGCTGTTCCTGTTCGACCTCGCCACCCTCGACGGACTGTTCCGCGTCCTCGCGTTCCTCGTCGTCGGCCTGCTGCTGCTCCTCGCCGGCACCCGCTACGCGCGTGAGTTCGCGGAACGGGATTCCGGACGGGAAACGCCGAACGGCTCCGTCAGCGCCGGTTCTGCCGAGCGATGA
- a CDS encoding DUF1707 domain-containing protein: MEARDLRVSDAEREHVGELLQRAVGQGMLSLGEFTERMDTALAAKTRAELNVVLVDLPGIQLISEFTPPPYPDQRYVSRPAPPVAHRSPVPPPGDVIRGRMSSVSRTGSWNVPPALVVNTRLSTVTLDFTRAVMSTQVVHVTIDDYASTISLVVPEEATVDLNGVETVGGSANNKVRTGPPIGPLHVVVRGRVRFGNVTAKHPFGTSIRRMFG, encoded by the coding sequence ATGGAGGCACGGGACCTACGCGTATCGGATGCGGAGCGGGAACACGTCGGTGAACTGCTGCAGCGTGCGGTGGGTCAGGGGATGCTCTCCCTCGGCGAGTTCACCGAGCGAATGGACACGGCACTCGCCGCGAAGACGCGGGCGGAGCTGAACGTCGTCCTGGTGGATCTCCCGGGAATCCAGCTGATCTCCGAGTTCACGCCGCCCCCGTACCCCGACCAGCGGTACGTGTCGCGACCTGCGCCGCCGGTCGCGCACCGGTCGCCGGTGCCGCCGCCGGGGGACGTCATCCGGGGCCGGATGTCGTCGGTCAGCCGGACCGGATCCTGGAACGTTCCCCCCGCCCTCGTGGTGAACACCCGGCTGTCGACGGTGACGCTCGACTTCACGCGGGCCGTCATGTCCACACAGGTGGTGCACGTGACGATCGACGACTACGCGAGCACGATCTCGCTGGTCGTGCCGGAGGAGGCGACGGTCGACCTCAACGGGGTGGAGACGGTCGGCGGTTCCGCGAACAACAAGGTGCGGACCGGACCTCCGATCGGCCCGCTGCACGTCGTGGTCCGGGGCCGGGTCCGGTTCGGGAACGTGACCGCGAAACACCCTTTCGGCACCTCGATCCGCCGGATGTTCGGGTAG
- a CDS encoding response regulator transcription factor, whose amino-acid sequence MGDTDTGEQITVMVVDDHPMWRDAVARDLEGAGFSVVATADGVASAGRRAAATRPDVVLMDMQLPDGNGADATAAVLAVSPDSRVLVLSASSERDDVLDAVKAGASGYLVKSASVEELLDAVRATAAGQAVFTPGLAGLVLGEYRRMSSAPAAEQGPAVPKLTERETEVLRFVAKGLSAKQIATKLSLSHRTVENHVQATLRKLQLANRVELTRYAIEQGLE is encoded by the coding sequence ATGGGTGACACGGACACCGGTGAACAGATCACCGTGATGGTCGTCGACGACCACCCGATGTGGCGGGACGCCGTCGCCCGCGACCTCGAAGGCGCCGGATTCAGCGTCGTCGCCACCGCGGACGGCGTCGCCTCCGCGGGACGCCGCGCGGCCGCGACACGGCCCGATGTCGTGCTCATGGACATGCAGCTACCCGACGGAAACGGCGCCGACGCCACCGCCGCAGTCCTCGCAGTGTCGCCCGACAGCCGGGTGCTGGTGCTGTCGGCGTCGTCCGAGCGCGACGACGTCCTCGACGCCGTCAAGGCAGGCGCGTCCGGGTACCTCGTGAAGAGCGCGTCCGTGGAGGAACTGCTCGACGCGGTCCGGGCCACCGCGGCCGGGCAGGCAGTGTTCACCCCGGGCCTCGCCGGGCTCGTGCTGGGGGAGTACCGCCGCATGTCGAGCGCGCCCGCCGCCGAGCAGGGACCCGCGGTCCCGAAACTGACGGAACGCGAGACGGAGGTGCTGCGGTTCGTCGCGAAGGGCCTGAGCGCCAAGCAGATCGCGACCAAACTGTCGCTGAGTCACCGGACCGTCGAGAACCACGTCCAGGCCACACTCCGCAAGCTGCAACTGGCCAACCGCGTCGAGCTGACCCGGTACGCCATCGAGCAGGGCCTCGAATAG
- the macS gene encoding MacS family sensor histidine kinase: MTDESERRTRLHYRPGTPAEPDTQPDAPLWRAAQAFRLVTLIYAVSYQFVSVQYYTHPRLSWFFVALMAVWSGLSAVLLSHGKVPRYRIVIADQLVVIALMASTRLVADHDWYNNHQTLPTTLWVTNAVISAAVYGGPWLGMASGVLMATVSAVVRDQVNLDLWRDATAPVLVSVGLALGLATTTARRAQAQLEQAVRLAAATEERERLAREVHDGVLQVLALVRRRGNEIGGPAAELADLAGEQEVALRMLISEQGAGVASDLGGSALDLRLLLGTRASTTVSVSTPAAPVTIERHRATELAAVVDTALSNVALHAGAGAKAYVLLEDLGDEVIVSVRDDGSGIAPGRLAEAEAEGRMGVSKSILGRVGALGGTAELDTEPGQGTEWEIRVPKGDDTHG; the protein is encoded by the coding sequence ATGACCGACGAGAGTGAGCGCCGCACTCGACTGCACTATCGGCCGGGCACCCCGGCCGAGCCCGACACCCAGCCGGACGCACCACTGTGGCGGGCCGCGCAGGCGTTCCGCCTCGTCACGCTGATCTACGCGGTCAGCTACCAGTTCGTGTCGGTGCAGTACTACACCCATCCACGGCTCAGCTGGTTCTTTGTCGCCCTGATGGCGGTGTGGTCCGGGCTGTCCGCAGTCCTGTTGTCCCACGGGAAGGTCCCGCGGTACCGGATCGTGATCGCCGACCAGCTGGTGGTCATCGCGCTGATGGCGTCGACTCGCCTTGTCGCCGATCATGATTGGTACAACAACCATCAGACCCTGCCCACCACGCTGTGGGTCACCAACGCCGTCATCTCCGCCGCCGTCTACGGCGGACCCTGGCTCGGCATGGCGTCGGGGGTGCTGATGGCGACGGTGAGCGCCGTGGTGCGCGACCAGGTCAACCTCGACCTGTGGCGGGACGCGACGGCGCCCGTCCTCGTGTCGGTGGGGCTCGCGCTCGGACTCGCCACCACCACCGCGCGGCGCGCACAGGCTCAGTTGGAGCAGGCCGTGCGGTTGGCCGCCGCGACCGAGGAACGGGAACGGCTCGCCCGTGAGGTGCACGACGGCGTCCTGCAGGTGCTCGCGCTCGTCCGTCGTCGCGGCAACGAGATCGGCGGACCGGCAGCCGAACTCGCGGACCTCGCCGGGGAGCAGGAGGTGGCGCTGCGCATGCTGATCTCCGAGCAGGGCGCGGGCGTGGCGTCGGATCTGGGTGGGAGCGCACTCGACCTGCGACTGTTGCTGGGCACCCGGGCCAGCACCACGGTGTCGGTGTCGACCCCCGCTGCGCCCGTGACGATCGAGCGGCACAGGGCAACGGAACTCGCCGCGGTCGTCGACACGGCGCTGTCGAACGTCGCGTTGCACGCCGGCGCGGGCGCCAAGGCGTACGTGCTGCTGGAGGATCTCGGCGACGAGGTGATCGTCAGCGTCCGCGACGACGGCAGCGGAATCGCGCCGGGCCGGCTCGCCGAAGCGGAGGCTGAAGGACGCATGGGAGTATCGAAATCCATTCTCGGCCGCGTCGGTGCGCTCGGCGGCACCGCCGAACTCGACACCGAACCCGGCCAAGGCACGGAATGGGAGATCCGCGTGCCGAAGGGAGATGACACACATGGGTGA
- a CDS encoding AI-2E family transporter, with amino-acid sequence MNANEQRSETAAPIPGAGRASAAVHPVVRVAAEWTWRLLVIFAGLLTLGYIVTRLDTVLIPVGLALLASALLVPLVDWLQLKGVPRSAAVLVVLIGSIGIVAGIMTFVVEQFIEGLPGLTEQFEASVTQIQGWLTDGPFHFSEDQIRQAGDSVVKSIQDNRQQLTSGALTTATVVGEIFTGALLTLFTLIFFLYGGTQIWEFVTRLVPTASRRRVRLAGSQGFGSLVGYVRATVAVAAADAVGIGAGLAILGVPLALPLASLVFIGAFIPIVGAFLTGFLAVLVALVTQGFLTALIVLGIIIGVMQLEAHVLQPLLLGRAVRLHPLAVVLAITTGIVLAGIVGGLLAVPIVALLNTAVRSLLSEDPDATYEALEIDDPAVPLYPAEADGTPHTDPTAADDTAHTHDRRE; translated from the coding sequence GTGAACGCGAACGAGCAGCGCTCGGAAACAGCCGCGCCAATACCGGGTGCGGGCCGTGCGTCGGCGGCCGTGCATCCGGTGGTGCGGGTGGCAGCCGAATGGACGTGGCGTCTTCTCGTCATCTTCGCGGGTCTGCTGACGCTGGGCTACATCGTGACCAGGCTCGACACCGTCCTCATCCCGGTGGGTCTGGCGCTCCTCGCGTCGGCGCTGCTGGTGCCGCTCGTCGACTGGTTGCAGCTCAAAGGGGTGCCGCGGTCGGCGGCGGTCCTGGTCGTCCTCATCGGCTCGATCGGCATCGTCGCCGGGATCATGACGTTCGTCGTCGAGCAGTTCATCGAAGGACTTCCCGGCCTCACCGAACAATTCGAGGCTTCCGTCACCCAGATCCAGGGGTGGCTCACCGACGGACCGTTCCACTTCAGCGAGGATCAGATCCGGCAGGCCGGCGACTCGGTGGTGAAATCCATCCAGGACAACCGGCAGCAGCTGACGAGCGGCGCGCTCACCACGGCCACGGTGGTCGGCGAGATCTTCACCGGCGCCCTGCTGACACTGTTCACTCTCATCTTCTTCCTCTACGGCGGAACGCAGATCTGGGAATTCGTCACCCGCCTCGTGCCCACCGCGTCGCGGCGGCGGGTCCGGTTGGCGGGAAGTCAGGGATTCGGCTCGCTCGTCGGGTACGTCCGGGCGACGGTGGCGGTGGCCGCGGCGGACGCCGTCGGGATCGGCGCGGGACTCGCGATCCTCGGGGTCCCGCTCGCCCTGCCCCTGGCGTCGCTCGTGTTCATCGGTGCGTTCATCCCGATCGTCGGTGCGTTCCTCACCGGGTTCCTCGCGGTGCTCGTCGCGCTGGTCACCCAGGGGTTCCTGACCGCGCTGATCGTGCTCGGCATCATCATCGGGGTGATGCAACTCGAGGCCCACGTGCTCCAGCCCCTGCTGCTGGGCCGCGCGGTCCGGCTGCACCCGCTCGCCGTGGTGCTGGCCATCACCACCGGCATCGTGCTCGCCGGAATCGTCGGCGGTCTCCTCGCCGTGCCGATCGTCGCGCTGCTGAACACGGCGGTGCGGTCGCTGCTCTCCGAGGACCCCGACGCCACCTACGAGGCGCTCGAGATCGACGACCCGGCGGTCCCGCTCTACCCGGCCGAGGCCGACGGAACACCACACACCGACCCGACGGCGGCAGACGACACGGCGCACACCCATGACCGACGAGAGTGA
- a CDS encoding adenylate/guanylate cyclase domain-containing protein codes for MVSMLLANFIGAILVFAFVRYGVPIPESQAIMADRVRNVAIFGGYLAFAAVVSLTAAAMMLRSVVRWQLRGGPPTRSEQMSALHAPLRQAIVHLVLWILGGIIFVLLTITEMPELAVAVIVTVCMAATTTFGFTYMLGERILRPVAARALSEGEFDRTMAPGVGTRMAMTWGLGTLMPVIGIILLCVTQITTDLVFSPDALAWAIMLLSIIAIAQAFALSMLTASQISDPIKQLRRAIERVQRGATDVRVEVFDGSEIGRLQVGFNRMMRESDERRLLRELFGQHVGEDVARRALQFGTELGGETRFVAVLFVDMVGSTGAAAERPPGEVVNLLNEFFRVVVDVIDRHHGFVNKFMGDAALAIFGAPLDRPDAPTAALAAARELRFALNEITGLDVGIGVSAGLAVAGNIGAAERFEYTVIGDPVNEASRLTELAKLHPSRVLASTSALYFADDDEQAHWELGEQVQLRGRRRNTHLAWPEDYPE; via the coding sequence ATGGTTTCGATGCTTCTCGCCAATTTCATCGGCGCCATCCTCGTGTTCGCCTTCGTGCGCTACGGCGTGCCGATCCCCGAATCGCAGGCCATCATGGCCGACCGGGTGCGTAACGTCGCGATCTTCGGCGGCTATCTCGCGTTCGCCGCCGTGGTGAGTCTCACCGCCGCCGCGATGATGCTGCGGTCCGTCGTCCGCTGGCAGTTGCGTGGAGGTCCGCCGACGCGCAGCGAGCAGATGTCGGCGCTGCACGCGCCCCTGCGACAAGCGATCGTGCACCTCGTGCTGTGGATCCTGGGCGGCATCATCTTCGTGCTGCTCACCATCACCGAGATGCCGGAACTCGCGGTCGCCGTGATCGTCACCGTCTGCATGGCCGCGACCACGACGTTCGGTTTCACATACATGCTCGGCGAACGGATCCTGCGTCCCGTCGCCGCCCGCGCGCTCAGCGAAGGCGAATTCGACCGGACCATGGCGCCCGGCGTCGGCACCCGGATGGCCATGACGTGGGGACTCGGAACACTGATGCCCGTCATCGGCATCATTCTGCTGTGCGTGACACAGATCACCACCGATCTCGTGTTCTCCCCCGACGCGCTCGCGTGGGCGATCATGCTGCTGTCGATCATCGCCATCGCGCAGGCCTTCGCGCTGTCGATGCTGACGGCCAGTCAGATCTCCGATCCCATCAAGCAGCTGCGACGAGCGATCGAACGCGTCCAGCGCGGCGCCACCGACGTCCGGGTCGAGGTCTTCGACGGCAGCGAGATCGGGCGACTGCAGGTCGGGTTCAACCGGATGATGCGCGAGTCGGACGAGCGGCGCCTCCTGCGCGAGCTGTTCGGTCAGCACGTCGGCGAGGACGTCGCGCGGCGGGCACTGCAGTTCGGTACCGAACTCGGCGGTGAGACCAGATTCGTGGCCGTGCTGTTCGTCGACATGGTCGGCTCCACCGGCGCCGCGGCGGAGCGTCCCCCCGGCGAGGTCGTGAACCTGCTCAACGAGTTCTTCCGCGTCGTCGTCGACGTGATCGACCGGCATCACGGCTTCGTCAACAAGTTCATGGGCGACGCAGCGCTCGCGATCTTCGGGGCCCCGCTCGACCGCCCCGACGCACCGACGGCGGCGCTCGCCGCGGCCCGGGAACTGAGGTTCGCGTTGAACGAGATCACCGGCCTCGACGTCGGTATCGGCGTCTCCGCCGGGCTCGCCGTCGCCGGCAACATCGGCGCCGCCGAACGTTTCGAGTACACGGTGATCGGCGACCCGGTCAACGAGGCGTCGCGGCTCACCGAGCTGGCCAAGCTCCACCCCAGCCGGGTGCTGGCATCGACGAGCGCGTTGTACTTCGCCGACGACGACGAACAGGCCCACTGGGAACTCGGCGAACAGGTCCAGCTGCGCGGCCGGCGCCGCAACACCCACCTGGCTTGGCCGGAGGACTATCCGGAGTAA
- a CDS encoding YbhN family protein, with protein sequence MAQPRSDPPTAEPPRQRSRYWWIKWLLGAGLLALLTVEGIYLWPTLSDSWKALTEIHWGWVAACIAAQAVSLSGYGAVQQRLLQAGGVVVSQLKSVSVIYASTAMAVSLPAGQVFSTAFTYKQTRKWGATPIVASWQLAISGVIAAGSLALLGAAGAFAVGTKVSPVTLVLSLVGAFALFYGLRYISRNPDSIESIGNSVLARYNRFRKNPPRTGVARWKEILGQLDSVELSRKDTVITFGWSAVHRLADVACLGFACWAVGAAPSLAGLLIAFATAKAVASIPLAPGGLGFVDGTLIATLTAAGATASQALAAVFVYRVVSYILVALVGWVVFLILFRHNQHEDLEMDLEFERREQSAPTTNHTQRNAEPEPDS encoded by the coding sequence GTGGCCCAGCCTCGATCCGACCCGCCCACTGCCGAGCCTCCTCGGCAGCGAAGCCGATACTGGTGGATCAAATGGCTACTCGGCGCCGGCCTCCTGGCCCTGCTGACCGTCGAGGGCATCTACCTGTGGCCCACACTCAGCGACTCGTGGAAAGCACTCACCGAGATCCACTGGGGGTGGGTCGCCGCGTGTATCGCCGCCCAGGCCGTCTCCCTCAGCGGATACGGCGCCGTCCAGCAGCGACTGCTGCAGGCCGGCGGTGTCGTGGTCAGCCAGTTGAAATCGGTGTCGGTGATCTACGCGAGCACCGCGATGGCCGTGAGCCTGCCGGCCGGTCAGGTGTTCTCGACGGCCTTCACGTACAAGCAGACCCGCAAGTGGGGCGCGACCCCCATCGTGGCGTCGTGGCAGCTCGCGATCTCCGGCGTCATCGCCGCGGGCAGCCTCGCGCTCCTCGGCGCCGCCGGCGCATTCGCGGTGGGCACCAAGGTGAGCCCGGTCACGCTCGTGCTGTCGCTGGTGGGCGCGTTCGCACTGTTCTACGGATTGCGATACATCTCACGCAATCCCGACTCGATCGAATCGATCGGCAACTCGGTACTCGCGCGGTACAACAGGTTCCGCAAAAACCCTCCACGTACCGGCGTCGCGCGGTGGAAGGAGATCCTCGGCCAGCTCGACTCGGTCGAGCTCAGCCGCAAGGACACCGTCATCACCTTCGGCTGGTCGGCCGTGCACCGGCTCGCCGACGTCGCGTGCCTCGGTTTCGCGTGCTGGGCGGTGGGGGCGGCACCGTCGCTGGCCGGCCTGCTGATCGCGTTCGCCACCGCCAAGGCCGTGGCCAGTATTCCGCTCGCCCCCGGCGGACTGGGATTCGTCGACGGCACGCTGATCGCCACCCTGACTGCAGCGGGAGCCACCGCGTCGCAGGCCCTCGCCGCCGTGTTCGTCTATCGCGTCGTCAGCTACATCCTCGTCGCGCTCGTCGGCTGGGTCGTCTTCCTCATCCTGTTCCGGCACAACCAGCACGAGGACCTGGAGATGGACCTCGAATTCGAGCGCCGCGAGCAGTCCGCACCCACCACCAACCACACCCAGCGCAACGCGGAACCCGAGCCCGACTCCTAG